The following DNA comes from Vigna radiata var. radiata cultivar VC1973A chromosome 4, Vradiata_ver6, whole genome shotgun sequence.
GTTATGAACCTTTTTAATGGTTCTGTATTATAGTTTTTTGTCTAGTTCTATTTATGGATTTTAAAGTTCTGTTgtatattttttggtttttttatctGATGATACACCTCGGTATACAAGAGAtcttttataatgtttaaagGCATTGTTGGATtccttaataaataaataaaaattcgtttcaactttttatttctCTGTAAGCTTCTTTTCCGAACTGGTGTCTTTTAGCGTTCCATTTTGATTGGTCGAATGCCGTGAGAAGGTGCATGCATAGATACGGCGTTCATAAGTAATTTTAACTCTAGTTGTCATAAAGTGACTAACAAAAGGACTAATTAATGAATGGAAAACATCTATAAACATAACCAGCATCAGTCAAATCTTACAAAACTACAGGATAACTTGTACCATACATACCAAAACTTATCAACATAAGAAATATAGATGGTTTTCTCTGTAAGTGCAAGTTAATACTACAAGTGCAAGAAATACAGAGCGATTACCTAATATAATCaacaaataattctttttattcacTCATGAAATACTTAAGATTAAtaatagagaaaatatatttcagatGACTTGGATACACCTCTCTTATGATCTcatttataatgataaattttttacagAATGAGAAGAGAAAGGATAAAATGTCAGTAGAAACCTAGATACAGAAGTAGGTGCAATTTATAAGTACACCAGGTACTAGTTTCCAATACAACTATTGTTGTAGAAGTGAGGTATAATCAGGCCAATAGAAACAATGATTTGGTAAACCATAGCCTAACCTAGTACTTGGCAAGCAATcattataacattattaaattcCACTTCCATGTCACACAGCCAAAGCTAGGCAAACAGGATAGGTTTATAGTGGGTCAATAAAACAAGGGAAAACTACGACCAAGTTAATATTTGAGCGTGTTGTTTCGTTTCATCTCCACTTCCCTCTTTCATCACAGCCAAAATTGTAGTCCCGGGATTTAGCTAGACATGGAACACTGAAAAATCCATATGAACCTGCACGTAGTTTTATTAGAAAATTCAATCACAGGACACAAGATCATCTTCATGCAGTTAGTTAGATGTGACAGGCCAACTAACCAAATAATTGTATTCGGATAGCAGTATAACATCATGATTGTGTTCTTCCATCAACGGATACTGTACAGAGTTATTCTTTATCTGATTTCACTGTTAACAGAAGATCTTCAAGCATATTTGTTTAGGGAAAATACATGGATAGAGgcattgcaaaaataataatgccGAAAAGAAGCTGCAGAGAGAATGAAACTGAAGATCAATATTGAATCGCAACCTAACAAAAAGACGAGAAGGAATCACTTGAAAGTTAAAAGGTATTTGAAAATCACTTGAAATCAGAATAACTTCTCATGAGAATAATTAAACTAAGCATTCCCCAACATTTAAGGCCAATAAACTTAACTAGTAAAAAACAGCAAAGCATCTTTCCATATTCTATAAAGCATGACATAACTATTATCCGGTTTACCATAATTCCTCTAAATAGGTCCTCTTATGTGTAAAGGGGgatctctcttttttttttttttttttttttttaattttcagtgTAATGGTCTTATTCCAGTTTGAAAAGGAGAAAGCTCCTTTGGGGGCATACACGTAAACCTTGGTTCTAGGGtgattcttgactttcttcaGAAAAAAGAACCTAACAGAAACATTTCCGAAAAGATTAAGTGAAGTGTCCAGACTAATGTAAGAGAAAAAGGATATACAAGAGGACTAAAAGGGATAGCTACGTTTATGATATCATCCGCATATTTCATAAATCACAGAACCAGAAAATACGTTACCACCAGGATCCAATTTTGAAAAGTCTTAAAGATCACCCAAAAGTAATCTTGTCACACCGACTATTTTACCAAACCTGGATTGAGGGATTAATTTATTGCATATtgttttagataaataaaataatcgaCCATGACAATTAataaatggaagaatgaaaatcATAGATGggaaaaaatactttttatgttGAGCTCTCCACTTGCTAGAACTGTCACATGGTTGAGTCTCCAGGACTGTTCTCCCAAAGGCCAGAGACTCTTCAGGACCCTAACAGATTCCTGAAAAGAATATCTTCTATTCAGCTTATATACTATGCATTCTGACATGTTTTTTACAGAACAGATAGTCCTCATTGtagatttataattaaatttcgtCAGTGGTCACCTTTTGTCTGTTTGGTGGAAGgcttatttattgaattttgtagAAGGGTTTCATCACTCTTCTTTTATATtccaattttcttctttaactGTCTTCTTTTAGTTACAAAATAACAAGGCATCCAAATAcaaatcatttcattttattgaaaaataacaaaaattgtgTCCTAATTCACTGGAAGCAACCAAGTATGTAGATACAATGAGAGATTACTCCTCCATATCCTGTCTTTATTAAACTAAACGCCAATTGCAATGCTTTAATTAATGCAAGAGATGTAGTGGGAGATTTAAGATGTGTGGACCATCATTGGATTGTTGGTTTGTCAAGGTTTATTTTCATCAGCATATTCACTAAACTGCAATGTGTTACTTTTACTAGAAAACAAACTGTGATCATGAGCAAGAAAATCAGGTTcaaaaaatctttctttcattaagTGTAGGGATGGTTTTCATAACAGAGCACAGTTACTTGATATTCACAGGATGTTGATATGGGTTTGGTTACAAACCTTTGGCATACTCTGAGAGAAGGTAAATCAATGTTTAGATCACATGGTAAAGACTGGGTCACCCCAGGACAAGAAAAGCCAGGAAGATGCCACTGGTAGGTAAGGAATGCCGAGCCTTACTACTCTGTAGAATatacttttctgtttctatacAATGCAGAACAAATACCTCATTAGATATAGAAGAAAGACctcaattcaaatataaattgcAACAAACTCAAATTTAATCCAGTTAAAACACAATATGCATCTTATATTAAGCTAAACAAgtagaaacaagaaaaacttTCTTAAAACATTGCTTAACTACACTCCTTATACTTTTGTAATTagtatcattttaattttgtataaagcGTAtccatacaaatataaattgcAACAAACTCATTTAATCCAGTTAAAACACAATATGCATCTTATATTAAGCTAAACAAgtagaaacaagaaaaacattcTCAAAAATTGCTTAACTACACTCCTTATACTTTTGTGATTAGTATCattttaaactttcttacctACCTGCAATGACCTGGTAACCAATATGCAATTTCAGCACAgtccttttcttttcaacctGTAGAAAGAAACACAATCCTTCAGCTCAGTAATTAAAAGACCATGTTTCAGTCATATGTCTTAGCAAATAAGCCAATAGCATGTGATTTTGCTTTACCTTTAGGTTTTGACTGGATAAACTTTAGAAATCAGAATAAATCCAAGTGCAAACCATCTAACTGACAAACTTCTAATGAAAATGCACCCTTCTAGCTTTTACAATACCACGTTTTAAAGCTGAGATGACACACGCATCTGGTGTCATTCCCTTGGAATACATTTCATCAAGCAGTATAATGGCTTTTTTCATGTGCCCTCTCCTACATAAGCCAGAGACCAGAGCATTGTATGTTACAGTATCTGGTTCTAGTCCATTGTCAATCATGTTATCAAATAGGCTTACTGCTTCTTGAAAGTTCTCTATCTTCATGTGTCCATCAATCAACACAGTGTAACAAACAACATCCGGATTTATTTCCATTTGCTCCATATCTCTCAAGATGGAAGAAACTTTCAATGATGTCTTATTTCCTTCTCCATGACGAGAGACACGCCTTCTTAAATTTGCTTTGAAGTTTCCATCAAGTAAAACTGTGTAGGTAATGACATTAGGTTTGATTCCTCTCCTCTTCATATCCTGCAAGAGGTCATGGGCCTCTTGTAAGAAGTTCATCCTACAATAACTATTTATCATAATTGTGTAAATTATAACATTAGGGATGAGTCCTCTATTTACTAAAAAATCAAAAAGAGAGCGGGCATTCTTCATATCCCCAGTCTGGCACAGTGAAGCTATAACTTTTGAATACATTATTTTGCTAGGTTCAGCATTTGACAACAACATTCTCTCCAGCAACATCTTAGCTTTCTCAATGTCGCCTGTCATACAGAGTTTGGTAATTAGCTTAGAACAGGAGGTATTGTTAGCCATATCTCCTTGGTTTGACAGCTTAAGGAAAATTTCATAGGCTTTTTTTACAAGGTCCGCTTCACAATAGCCATTAACCATGGCAGAATAGATTTCAATACTCTTATCTTCAAGACTGTTAAAATACGCCTCGGCTTCCAAAACCTTTCCCACTGAACACAAAATTTCAATGATTAACTTATGTGTAGTAGAGTTTGGCTTCACGCCTTGACTCTCCAAACAATCCAAAAGCTTTAATGCCTCACAAGCATGACCATTTCTAAACAACCCAGTTGCCAGTACATTATATGTTATAATATCAGGTTTGAAACCCTCATCACTCATTTCCTTAAACACCCTATACCCACTAACGAGATCACCCTGAAGGCAGTATCCCTTGATAAACGTTGTGTAGTGCTTAAGATCTAAAGCCACACCCCTTCTCTTCATGTCTTCCGACATCTCTATCGCATCCTCCACCTTTCCCAACTTAAACAAAGCATCAAAAACAATGTTGTAGGCAACCCCATCAAGAAACATCCCAGACTCCTTTAGTTCCTTAAACTGATCCACCACCTCCAAAGTCATGCCCATCTTTTCCAAACAATGCAGAATGTAACTAACAATAACACAATTCGTCTTCACACCCCTGGAAATCATCTCATCATGCAAAGCCAAAGCCTTGAGCAGATTATGACCCTTACAATACCCTTGAATCAACGCAGAATAAACAAACACATCAGGAACCAACCCTTGCCTCTCCATGTCATCAAACACAGCCTGAGCCTCATCCAACTTCATCTCATTACAAAACCCGCGAACAATCGCAGTGTATGCATAAACCTCCAAAGGGGCATTACTTTTTCTAAATGCCTGCAGCACCTCATACCCCAAATCAGACCTATGCTTATTACAAAACCCTTCAATGTAAGCAGCATAGCAATACGAATGAGGGGTGATCCCGACTCTCTCCATTTCCTCAAAAACACAGAGAGGTTGCCTCAAGTCACCCTTTTTACACAACGCCTTGATGACAATTGCATAGGAATAACAATTGGGTCTGAAACCAAACCTCTTGAGTTGCTCAAAAATAGCCAGTGCTTTATCGACCTCGCCCTGTTCCACCAACCTGTTGAAGAGGAAGTTGCAAGTGAGAACATCAGGGACAATTCCGCGGCGCCGAGTTTGGAACAAGAAATCAATGGCCTCATCAAACATGTTGAGGGTGACACAGGTTTTGACAAAGCCACCAAAAGCTCTGAGCAAGTAATGGTTATGGTGGTCGAAGTCCTGGAAGAGTATTTCGAAGAGTTGAAGGAGGTGAAAGGAAAGATGGTGGTGTTTTGAGAGGGTAATGAGGTGGAGAAAGAGGGAGTCTAGTTTTCTGGGCAGGTTCCAGAAAGCGAACAGTTTGGTGATGGCGGCATAGGTTGAGAGGGTGTGCGGGAAGCCGGTGCGGTGGAGGTGGTTGAGGAGGGAGAGGGCGAGGGAGGGGTGGTGGTGGAGACATTGGAGGGTTTGAAGGACTTGGAGGGTGGTTGGGTGTGAAAGGGGCGTGGAAGGGGTGGTGTCGGAGAAAGAGGGTGGGGCGGAGTGAGCGAGTGCAGTGGATGCAAATGGCTGTGAAAAGGATCTTAGGTTGGGTTTTTGAATGGTTTTGAAGACAAGGTTGAAAACACAAAGCCGCATGGACATGGAAAGGAGAACAACatgcggcggcggcggcggtggtggtATGGTAACGACGGCTGCGACTTCACCCTACTTcagcatttttcttttcaacatgTTCTACATCTTTTCTAATGAAACCATATTTATTTCCcatctatttaatttttaccattaatcttaatataattagattaaatgGTAATTCAATTGTATTATTCAAATGGTAATTTTTAGCATTAAtcttaatatcatttaaattttttatatataattttatcttatagaTTTAGATTATATCAACTATAATAGATTGTAAATGATACATTAAAGATTATGTTAAAAAGTAAagtgtttttcaaaattaaagagtaaaatatGTTTCAACTATGTGAGTAATTAAACTCAGATTTTAGTGTTAGGTTTTCTATGAGAAAATAAGGGTAATTATTATATAACTTCTGTAATCCTTCAACCTTTCTCACTCTGTCCATGATAACCATTCTAGCCATGGTAGATAGATCATAGtattttcttcatttccttCTTAATCGAATTGACAGTGCAATGCCATAAGATGTTCAATGATTCAAATCACACAAATTCCTATTCCAAGCTATATAATGTCATATAAATTCCTATTccatgatatatatatttcttgaaAATCTACTATTCCTACTATTTTTCCAAGATTCTTTTCA
Coding sequences within:
- the LOC106759332 gene encoding pentatricopeptide repeat-containing protein At2g26790, mitochondrial-like; the encoded protein is MSMRLCVFNLVFKTIQKPNLRSFSQPFASTALAHSAPPSFSDTTPSTPLSHPTTLQVLQTLQCLHHHPSLALSLLNHLHRTGFPHTLSTYAAITKLFAFWNLPRKLDSLFLHLITLSKHHHLSFHLLQLFEILFQDFDHHNHYLLRAFGGFVKTCVTLNMFDEAIDFLFQTRRRGIVPDVLTCNFLFNRLVEQGEVDKALAIFEQLKRFGFRPNCYSYAIVIKALCKKGDLRQPLCVFEEMERVGITPHSYCYAAYIEGFCNKHRSDLGYEVLQAFRKSNAPLEVYAYTAIVRGFCNEMKLDEAQAVFDDMERQGLVPDVFVYSALIQGYCKGHNLLKALALHDEMISRGVKTNCVIVSYILHCLEKMGMTLEVVDQFKELKESGMFLDGVAYNIVFDALFKLGKVEDAIEMSEDMKRRGVALDLKHYTTFIKGYCLQGDLVSGYRVFKEMSDEGFKPDIITYNVLATGLFRNGHACEALKLLDCLESQGVKPNSTTHKLIIEILCSVGKVLEAEAYFNSLEDKSIEIYSAMVNGYCEADLVKKAYEIFLKLSNQGDMANNTSCSKLITKLCMTGDIEKAKMLLERMLLSNAEPSKIMYSKVIASLCQTGDMKNARSLFDFLVNRGLIPNVIIYTIMINSYCRMNFLQEAHDLLQDMKRRGIKPNVITYTVLLDGNFKANLRRRVSRHGEGNKTSLKVSSILRDMEQMEINPDVVCYTVLIDGHMKIENFQEAVSLFDNMIDNGLEPDTVTYNALVSGLCRRGHMKKAIILLDEMYSKGMTPDACVISALKRGIVKARRVHFH